The Streptomyces sp. TLI_105 DNA segment GACCCTCGCCCAGCGCAAACGCCAGCTCGTCGCGACCGAGCTCACCGAGGCGGCGCTCCAGCTGTTCGCCCTCAAGGGCTTCGACGCCGCGACCGTCGACGAGATCGCGACCGAGGCCGGGGTCTCCAAGCGGACCTTCTTCCGGTACTTCGCGTCCAAGGAGGACGTGGTCGTCCAGTTCCTGGCCGGCATGGGCGCCGACATGCGCGCCGCGCTCGCCGACCGGCCCGCCGGCGAGCGCCCCTCCGAGGCGCTGCGGCACGCCGTCTCCGTACCGCTGGCCGCCTGCGGCGACCACGCCGAGCGGGTCCTGCCGGTGGTCCGGCTGATCCTGCGGACCCCTTCCCTCCTCGCGCGCTTCCTGGAGCACCAGGCGGAGTGGCGCGAGGACCTGGCGGAGGAGCTGGGGGCCCGTCTGGGACGCGATCCCGAGGCCGACCTCCGACCCCGGCTCGCCGCGGGCATGGCCCTGACCGCCTTCGACGCCGTACTGCGCCGGTGGAGCGCCGGCGAGGCCGCGGAGGTCACCGAGGATCCGGTCGCGCTGCTCGGGGAGGCCTTCGCGGTGCTCACCCCTGCGCTGGACGCAAGCCCGTGAGCCGTGAGTCCGCGCCCGAGTCGTGAGCCCGTGAGCCCGCGTCATGAGCCGTAAGCCCGTAAGCCCGTAAAAGAAAGGTGGGCCGGGTCCGCTCGCTGCGGATCCGGCCCACCCGGGGCGTGTGGTCGGTACGGAGGGTCAGCCCAGCGCCAGCCAGGCGACGGCCGCCAGGACGACGATCACCGCGACGACGCCGACGATCAGGCCGACGCGCGGACCGCCCGACGCGGCCGCGGCCTGCGGCTGCTGCCGCTGCGGGGTGCCCTCGTCGACGAAGGCGCGGAACATCTGCGTGCTGCCGGCGGGGTCGTAGCCCTCGGGACCCTGAGGGGGCTGGCCCTGGCCGTACGGTGCTTGGGGGTTGTGTGCCATGGGCCAGGACCCTAGCGAAGTCGGGATGGGGGGCCCAAGCCCCGGCTCCGACGATCCGCCTTTGCCGATTCTTTAGCGCCGTTTGACCGATTTAGTTTGCCTGAAGCAACCATCCATCTCTATGGTTGCCCTAAGCAACAAGATGGACGGGGGTGCCCGATGGCGACACGGAACAGATACGAGGAACTCGCCCGCTCGGTGAGCGCGATCGGCGCCGTGAAGCGCGGCCTCGCCCGTGTCCTGCCCGTCGACTGCCAGGGCGGCTCGGCCGCCGTGCTCGCCCTGGTCCACCACCACGGCGCCATGCGGACGAGCAAGCTCGCCGAACTCATGGCCGTCGACATGTCGGTGTGCAGCCGCCATGTGGCCCACACCGTGGAACACGGCTGGATCGAGCGACTGCCCGACCCGGCCGACAAGCGCTCCCGCATCCTGCACCTCACGGAACCGGGCCACGCGATGCTCGACGAGCTCGACCGCCGAGTGACCGAGGCCTTCTCCCGCCACCTCGCGGAGTGGACCGACGACGACGTCGACCAGCTCACGCACCTGCTCGCCCGCCTCCGCGACTCCTTCGGGGACTGCCGGGCCCACCACGCTTGAGAAAAAGGAAGTTCATGGCCACGACCACGCCCGACACCGGTGCGCGGAACGGCGTCACCGGTACCGGCGGTGGCGGCGAGACCGCCCCGATGACACACCGGCAGATCATGGAGGCGCTGTCCGGGCTGCTGCTCGGCATGTTCGTCGCCATCCTGTCCTCGACGATCGTCTCCAACGCCCTCCCCCAGATCATCACCGACCTGGGCGGCGGCCAGTCCGCCTACACCTGGGTGGTGACCGCCGCCCTCCTGGCGATGACCGCGACCACCCCGCTCTGGGGCAAGCTCGCCGACCTCTTCTCCAAGAAGCTGCTCGTCCAGATAGCCCTGATCGTCTACGTCGCGGGCTCGGTCGTCGCGGGTCTCTCGCAGAGCACCGGCATGCTCATCGCCTGCCGTGTCGTCCAGGGCATCGGCGTCGGCGGTCTGACCGCCCTCTCCCAGATCATCCTGGCCGCGATGATCGCCCCGCGCGAGCGCGGCCGGTACAGCGGCTACCTCGGCGCGACCTTCGCCGTCGCCACCGTCGGCGGCCCGCTGCTCGGCGGCGTCATCACCGACACCGACTGGCTCGGCTGGCGCTGGTGCTTCTACGTCGGCGTGCCCTTCGCGATCATCGCCCTGATCGTCCTGCAGAAGACCCTGAAGCTCCCCGTCGTGAAGCGCCAGGTCAAGGTCGACTGGGCCGGCGCCTTCTTCATCAGCGCCGCCGTCTCCCTGCTCCTCGTCTGGGTCACCTTCGCGGGCGACAAGTACGACTGGATGTCCTGGCAGACGGCCGCCATGGTCGGCGGCTCGGTCCTCCTCGGCGCGGTCTTCGTGCTCGTCGAGTCCAAGGCGAGCGAGCCGATCATCCCGCTCCGCCTCTTCCGCAACCGGACGATCACCCTCGCCTCGCTCGCCTCGCTCGCCGTGGGCGTCGCGATGTTCGCCGGCACGGTCTTCTTCAGCCAGTACTTCCAGCTCGCGCGGAACGAGTCGCCGACGATGTCCGGCGTCCTCACCATCCCGATGATCGGCGGCCTGTTCGTCTCCTCCACCGTCTCCGGCCTCGTCATCACCAAGACCGGCCGCTGGAAGGCGTGGCTGGTCAGCGGTGGCGCCCTGGCCGCCGGCGGCCTCGGCCTGCTCGGCACGATCCGCTACGACACGGCGTACTGGCACATCGCGCTCTTCATGGCGGTCCTCGGCCTCGGCCTCGGCATGATGATGCAGAACCTGGTGCTCTGCACCCAGAACCAGGTGGCCCCCGCCGACCTCGGCGCCGCCTCCTCCGTCGTCACCTTCTTCCGCTCCCTGGGCGGTGCGATCGGTGTCTCGGCGCTCGGCGCGGTCATGGCCCACC contains these protein-coding regions:
- a CDS encoding MarR family winged helix-turn-helix transcriptional regulator; this encodes MATRNRYEELARSVSAIGAVKRGLARVLPVDCQGGSAAVLALVHHHGAMRTSKLAELMAVDMSVCSRHVAHTVEHGWIERLPDPADKRSRILHLTEPGHAMLDELDRRVTEAFSRHLAEWTDDDVDQLTHLLARLRDSFGDCRAHHA
- a CDS encoding TetR family transcriptional regulator, producing MSAKAPRYHRTVTTRPESTLAQRKRQLVATELTEAALQLFALKGFDAATVDEIATEAGVSKRTFFRYFASKEDVVVQFLAGMGADMRAALADRPAGERPSEALRHAVSVPLAACGDHAERVLPVVRLILRTPSLLARFLEHQAEWREDLAEELGARLGRDPEADLRPRLAAGMALTAFDAVLRRWSAGEAAEVTEDPVALLGEAFAVLTPALDASP
- a CDS encoding MDR family MFS transporter, which produces MATTTPDTGARNGVTGTGGGGETAPMTHRQIMEALSGLLLGMFVAILSSTIVSNALPQIITDLGGGQSAYTWVVTAALLAMTATTPLWGKLADLFSKKLLVQIALIVYVAGSVVAGLSQSTGMLIACRVVQGIGVGGLTALSQIILAAMIAPRERGRYSGYLGATFAVATVGGPLLGGVITDTDWLGWRWCFYVGVPFAIIALIVLQKTLKLPVVKRQVKVDWAGAFFISAAVSLLLVWVTFAGDKYDWMSWQTAAMVGGSVLLGAVFVLVESKASEPIIPLRLFRNRTITLASLASLAVGVAMFAGTVFFSQYFQLARNESPTMSGVLTIPMIGGLFVSSTVSGLVITKTGRWKAWLVSGGALAAGGLGLLGTIRYDTAYWHIALFMAVLGLGLGMMMQNLVLCTQNQVAPADLGAASSVVTFFRSLGGAIGVSALGAVMAHRVTDYVKEGLAELGPKAAAAMGKGGSGGGIPDMDKLPAPIRTVMEDAYGHGVADVFLYSAPFALLAFVVTLFIKEVALKSNAAKTDEKVDEKVDAE